The following are from one region of the Novipirellula artificiosorum genome:
- a CDS encoding efflux RND transporter permease subunit — MKRVIAWAITNAPGMNVLMLALMLVGALALAKMRREVFPEFELEIVLVSVPYPGATPQDTEEAICQKIEEAIRSIDGIKKVTSIAQEGGGYVLAELSSDVKDVQKVMSEIDREVDRIPSFPVLAEDPQIQQITFREAAIRIGIVGPGDRSRQGELRLREVAEDVRDDVLQIPAVSSASMMGTRDYQIDVEIPESTLRSYGLSLERVAAILRARNIELPGGQLKSEGQEVLLRAKNKGRIGEEIARLPLVTQSNGVVLTVADLGTVRDEFTDVTAVGEINGEPAMVVNVERTKSEDLLAMVDAVRHYVSQKKLPEGYRFEIWGDTSTDVRDRMSLLLRNGAQGLFLVFLVLALFLETRLAFWVALGIPISILGAGAMLAWGDQTLNMLSLFSFLVALGIVVDDAIVIGENIYAHQQMGKPLLQASIDGATEVLPSVTASVTTTVIAFAPMFFVSGVMGKFMAVIPFAVIAMLCISLWESSFVLPCHLAHRHHGFFRFLAVITYPIRPLGFLLDWLSKRACRAMDWVCDRLYLPTLRFGLRHPPFMLSIAVALFLVTIGMIRGGVVATILFPKSDNNYLHASITFPDGTPAAETDRATKRMEEAIRRVSGQVEKATPEVYAGTAAAGKGPVRLTFRELGTVTNMDSPVGGGGGGSNVGQIFVELFDTEIRDIHSDQLLALWRREAGEFPGVENVTYGTVGVGPGGKPIEFKLLAPSENIDQLLAATEAVKQRLAQFDGVFDIADDNTPGKWEFQFRVKDRALATGVTPSDLGETVRNAYFGAEVMRLQRGRHEVKLMVRHPEEERNSLVNFREIRVRTADGRQRPITELADVNLKRGFSEINRVDQMRSVTISADLDETTANADLIIQKLQSEFVPLLSKDYPALAIRWEGQREQSNESVGSLKVGFGIAIICMFVLLVLQFRSYVQPLLILCIIPFGMIGAVWGHAVLGLPLTLFSMFGLVALAGVVVNDSIVLIDFINVRVRDGLKPRHALLESGERRFRPILLTSMTTIAGLLPLLMEKSFQAQLLIPMAASLAFGLMLSTLLVLLLVPVFYLIYVRIVEFFGYSLIDAEE; from the coding sequence ATGAAACGAGTCATCGCGTGGGCGATCACCAATGCACCCGGAATGAATGTGTTGATGTTGGCGTTGATGCTGGTCGGCGCTCTCGCACTTGCCAAAATGCGTCGCGAGGTGTTTCCCGAATTCGAACTCGAAATCGTGCTGGTTTCGGTGCCCTATCCCGGCGCGACACCCCAAGATACCGAGGAAGCGATTTGCCAAAAGATCGAAGAAGCGATTCGTTCGATTGATGGGATCAAGAAGGTCACCTCCATCGCTCAAGAAGGAGGTGGCTATGTTTTGGCCGAGTTAAGCAGCGATGTCAAAGATGTTCAAAAAGTGATGTCGGAGATCGATCGTGAAGTCGACCGAATCCCGAGCTTTCCGGTCTTGGCCGAAGACCCGCAAATCCAACAGATTACGTTTCGGGAAGCCGCGATCCGAATCGGTATTGTTGGTCCCGGCGACCGATCCCGTCAGGGCGAACTTCGCTTGCGTGAGGTGGCCGAGGATGTCCGCGACGACGTGTTGCAAATCCCAGCCGTTTCGTCCGCATCCATGATGGGAACGCGGGACTATCAAATCGACGTCGAAATCCCCGAATCCACGCTGCGAAGCTACGGGCTGTCGCTCGAACGCGTTGCGGCGATCTTACGGGCCAGGAACATCGAATTGCCTGGTGGCCAACTCAAATCCGAAGGCCAAGAGGTGCTGCTGCGAGCCAAGAACAAAGGCCGCATCGGTGAAGAAATTGCACGTCTGCCCCTCGTCACCCAATCCAATGGCGTCGTGCTAACGGTAGCCGATCTCGGTACGGTCCGAGATGAGTTTACCGATGTCACCGCCGTCGGGGAAATCAATGGCGAACCGGCGATGGTCGTGAATGTCGAACGAACCAAGAGCGAAGACTTGTTGGCGATGGTCGATGCGGTTCGCCACTATGTATCGCAAAAGAAACTGCCCGAGGGCTATCGTTTTGAAATTTGGGGCGACACCAGCACCGATGTACGCGACCGGATGTCGCTGCTGCTTCGTAACGGGGCTCAAGGCTTGTTCTTAGTTTTCTTGGTCTTGGCGTTGTTTCTTGAAACTCGGTTAGCGTTTTGGGTCGCGCTCGGCATTCCGATTTCGATCTTGGGCGCCGGCGCCATGCTGGCTTGGGGCGATCAAACCCTCAACATGCTCAGCCTGTTCTCCTTCTTGGTGGCTCTTGGGATCGTGGTCGATGACGCGATTGTGATTGGCGAAAACATCTATGCGCACCAACAAATGGGCAAGCCCTTGTTGCAGGCATCGATTGATGGGGCAACCGAAGTGCTGCCGAGCGTAACCGCATCGGTCACCACCACCGTGATCGCCTTTGCGCCCATGTTCTTCGTCTCAGGCGTGATGGGGAAATTCATGGCGGTGATTCCGTTCGCCGTCATTGCGATGCTCTGCATCTCGTTGTGGGAAAGCAGTTTTGTGTTGCCGTGTCACCTCGCTCATCGGCATCACGGCTTCTTTCGATTCTTGGCGGTAATCACCTATCCCATCCGACCGCTCGGTTTCCTGCTCGATTGGCTCAGTAAACGAGCGTGCCGAGCCATGGACTGGGTTTGCGACCGTCTTTACCTACCGACCTTGCGGTTCGGGCTGCGGCACCCTCCCTTCATGCTTTCGATTGCGGTGGCGCTCTTCTTGGTCACGATTGGCATGATTCGAGGCGGTGTGGTGGCCACGATTTTGTTCCCCAAATCGGATAACAACTACCTGCATGCTTCGATCACCTTTCCGGATGGGACACCTGCGGCAGAGACCGACCGAGCAACGAAAAGGATGGAGGAAGCGATTCGCCGAGTCAGTGGCCAAGTCGAAAAAGCGACTCCCGAAGTCTATGCAGGCACGGCGGCCGCAGGCAAAGGTCCCGTCCGATTGACCTTTCGTGAATTGGGGACCGTCACCAACATGGATAGCCCCGTTGGCGGCGGAGGAGGTGGCAGCAACGTCGGCCAAATCTTCGTCGAACTGTTCGACACGGAAATCCGTGATATCCACAGCGACCAATTGCTGGCACTCTGGCGCCGCGAGGCGGGTGAGTTCCCAGGCGTTGAGAACGTAACGTATGGCACCGTCGGTGTCGGGCCCGGCGGTAAGCCTATCGAGTTCAAATTGTTGGCCCCCAGCGAAAACATCGACCAGTTGTTGGCAGCGACCGAAGCAGTCAAGCAACGCTTGGCTCAGTTTGATGGAGTCTTCGACATTGCCGATGACAACACCCCAGGCAAGTGGGAGTTCCAATTTCGTGTCAAAGATCGCGCCTTGGCCACGGGCGTTACCCCCAGCGACCTGGGGGAAACGGTTCGCAACGCCTACTTCGGTGCCGAGGTGATGCGATTGCAACGGGGACGCCATGAAGTCAAATTGATGGTGCGTCATCCCGAAGAAGAACGCAATAGTTTGGTGAATTTCCGCGAAATCCGAGTTCGTACCGCCGATGGCCGCCAACGTCCCATCACCGAGTTGGCTGACGTGAATTTGAAACGAGGCTTTTCAGAGATCAACCGTGTCGACCAAATGCGTTCGGTGACCATCTCGGCCGACTTGGATGAAACAACCGCCAATGCCGATTTGATCATTCAGAAATTGCAAAGTGAGTTCGTCCCCCTACTGTCCAAGGACTACCCCGCTCTGGCAATCCGCTGGGAAGGTCAGCGGGAACAAAGTAATGAGTCGGTCGGCAGTTTGAAGGTCGGTTTCGGGATCGCAATCATCTGCATGTTCGTGCTACTGGTTCTGCAATTTCGAAGCTACGTCCAACCTCTCCTGATCCTTTGCATCATCCCCTTTGGGATGATCGGAGCCGTTTGGGGGCATGCCGTTTTAGGGCTACCCTTGACGCTGTTCAGCATGTTTGGGCTAGTGGCCCTTGCCGGAGTGGTCGTGAACGATTCGATCGTATTGATCGACTTTATCAATGTCCGCGTCCGTGACGGACTGAAGCCGCGACATGCATTACTGGAATCCGGCGAACGGCGGTTTCGACCGATCCTGTTGACCAGCATGACGACCATCGCGGGTTTGTTACCGCTGCTGATGGAAAAGTCTTTCCAGGCACAGTTGTTGATCCCGATGGCCGCCA